In Phaseolus vulgaris cultivar G19833 chromosome 3, P. vulgaris v2.0, whole genome shotgun sequence, the sequence NNNNNNNNNNNNNNNNNNNNNNNNNNNNNNNNNNNNNNNNNNNNNNNNNNNNNNNNNNNNNNNNNNNNNNNNNNNNNNNNNNNNNNNNNNNNNNNNNNNNNNNNNNNNNNNNNNNNNNNNNNNNNNNNNNNNNNNNNNNNNNNNNNNNNNNNNNNNNNNNNNNNNNNNNNNNNNNNNNNNNNNNNNNNNNNNNNNNNNNNNNNNNNNNNNNNNNNNNNNNNNNNNNNNNNNNNNNNNNNNNNNNNNNNNNNNNNNNNNNNNNNNNNNNNNNNNNNNNNNNNNNNNNNNNNNNNNNNNNNNNNNNNNNNNNNNNNNNNNNNNNNNNNNNNNNNNNNNNNNNNNNNNNNNNNNNNNNNNNNNNNNNNNNNNNNNNNNNNNNNNNNNNNNNNNNNNNNNNNNNNNNNNNNNNNNNNNNNNNNNNNNNNNNNNNNNNNNNNNNNNNNNNNNNNNNNNNNNNNNNNNNNNNNNNNNNNNNNNNNNNNNNNNNNNNNNNNNNNNNNNNNNNNNNNNNNNNNNNNNNNNNNNNNNNNNNNNNNNNNNNNNNNNNNNNNNNNNNNNNNNNNNNNNNNNNNNNNNNNNNNNNNNNNNNNNNNNNNNNNNNNNNNNNNNNNNNNNNNNNNNNNNNNNNNNNNNNNNNNNNNNNNNNNNNNNNNNNNNNNNNNNNNNNNNNNNNNNNNNNNNNNNNNNNNNNNNNNNNNNNNNNNNNNNNNNNNNNNNNNNNNNNNNNNNNNNNNNNNNNNNNNNNNNNNNNNNNNNNNNNNNNNNNNNNNNNNNNNNNNNNNNNNNNNNNNNNNNNNNNNNNNNNNNNNNNNNNNNNNNNNNNNNNNNNNNNNNNNNNNNNNNNNNNNNNNNNNNNNNNNNNNNNNNNNNNNNNNNNNNNNNNNNNNNNNNNNNNNNNNNNNNNNNNNNNNNNNNNNNNNNNNNNNNNNNNNNNNNNNNNNNNNNNNNNNNNNNNNNNNNNNNNNNNNNNNNNNNNNNNNNNNNNNNNNNNNNNNNNNNNNNNNNNNNNNNNNNNNNNNNNNNNNNNNNNNNNNNNNNNNNNNNNNNNNNNNNNNNNNNNNNNNNNNNNNNNNNNNNNNNNNNNNNNNNNNNNNNNNNNNNNNNNNNNNNNNNNNNNNNNNNNNNNNNNNNNNNNNNNNNNNNNNNNNNNNNNNNNNNNNNNNNNNNNNNNNNNNNNNNNNNNNNNNNNNNNNNNNNNNNNNNNNNNNNNNNNNNNNNNNNNNNNNNNNNNNNNNNNNNNNNNNNNNNNNNNNNNNNNNNNNNNNNNNNNNNNNNNNNNNNNNNNNNNNNNNNNNNNNNNNNNNNNNNNNNNNNNNNNNNNNNNNNNNNNNNNNNNNNNNNNNNNNNNNNNNNNNNNNNNNNNNNNNNNNNNNNNNNNNNNNNNNNNNNNNNNNNNNNNNNNNNNNNNNNNNNNNNNNNNNNNNNNNNNNNNNNNNNNNNNNNNNNNNNNNNNNNNNNNNNNNNNNNNNNNNNNNNNNNNNNNNNNNNNNNNNNNNNNNNNNNNNNNNNNNNNNNNNNNNNNNNNNNNNNNNNNNNNNNNNNNNNNNNNNNNNNNNNNNNNNNNNNNNNNNNNNNNNNNNNNNNNNNNNNNNNNNNNNNNNNNNNNNNNNNNNNNNNNNNNNNNNNNNNNNNNNNNNNNNNNNNNNNNNNNNNNNNNNNNNNNNNNNNNNNNNNNNNNNNNNNNNNNNNNNNNNNNNNNNNNNNNNNNNNNNNNNNNNNNNNNNNNNNNNNNNNNNNNNNNNNNNNNNNNNNNNNNNNNNNNNNNNNNNNNNNNNNNNNNNNNNNNNNNNNNNNNNNNNNNNNNNNNNNNNNNNNNNNNNNNNNNNNNNNNNNNNNNNNNNNNNNNNNNNNNNNNNNNNNNNNNNNNNNNNNNNNNNNNNNNNNNNNNNNNNNNNNNNNNNNNNNNNNNNNNNNNNNNNNNNNNNNNNNNNNNNNNNNNNNNNNNNNNNNNNNNNNNNNNNNNNNNNNNNNNNNNNNNNNNNNNNNNNNNNNNNNNNNNNNNNNNNNNNNNNNNNNNNNNNNNNNNNNNNNNNNNNNNNNNNNNNNNNNNNNNNNNNNNNNNNNNNNNNNNNNNNNNNNNNNNNNNNNNNNNNNNNNNNNNNNNNNNNNNNNNNNNNNNNNNNNNNNNNNNNNNNNNNNNNNNNNNNNNNNNNNNNNNNNNNNNNNNNNNNNNNNNNNNNNNNNNNNNNNNNNNNNNNNNNNNNNNNNNNNNNNNNNNNNNNNNNNNNNNNNNNNNNNNNNNNNNNNNNNNNNNNNNNNNNNNNNNNNNNNNNNNNNNNNNNNNNNNNNNNNNNNNNNNNNNNNNNNNNNNNNNNNNNNNNNNNNNNNNNNNNNNNNNNNNNNNNNNNNNNNNNNNNNNNNNNNNNNNNNNNNNNNNNNNNNNNNNNNNNNNNNNNNNNNNNNNNNNNNNNNNNNNNNNNNNNNNNNNNNNNNNNNNNNNNNNNNNNNNNNNNNNNNNNNNNNNNNNNNNNNNNNNNNNNNNNNNNNNNNNNNNNNNNNNNNNNNNNNNNNNNNNNNNNNNNNNNNNNNNNNNNNNNNNNNNNNNNNNNNNNNNNNNNNNNNNNNNNNNNNNNNNNNNNNNNNNNNNNNNNNNNNNNNNNNNNNNNNNNNNNNNNNNNNNNNNNNNNNNNNNNNNNNNNNNNNNNNNNNNNNNNNNNNNNNNNNNNNNNNNNNNNNNNNNNNNNNNNNNNNNNNNNNNNNNNNNNNNNNNNNNNNNNNNNNNNNNNNNNNNNNNNNNNNNNNNNNNNNNNNNNNNNNNNNNNNNNNNNNNNNNNNNNNNNNNNNNNNNNNNNNNNNNNNNNNNNNNNNNNNNNNNNNNNNNNNNNNNNNNNNNNNNNNNNNNNNNTGTGAGGGTGTGTACACCTTCTTCATCACTTTCATCGTTTTCTTAACTCAGCCTGGTTTGATTTCGCATATAGCTCTAATTCTTAATCATCAGTTTGTTGACTAATAAAACCAAAGTTATGTGTGCATGCATTCAGGAACCTGCACAAAACTGTGGACATGTTTTATACATTTAGTCTATGCTATCAACTTAGGAACATTTTTCTTGTGAAATCAGACTATATATAGTTATTCTGTATCGGTTGTTCTTGGTTTATTAGGCCACATGCAGATATATATACTTATACTGCAAAATTCGTGTCCCAAAATGTTAATTTTCAGTGTGAAGAGAGTGTGTCAAGATCTTACAATATATTAGTGTATGGCCAAAGAAATTTGCATgaacatataaataaaagaaaattctaACTTCATGAGCTAGCTTTGGAGTTGAAATCAATAATTATGAAAACTGTAATGGAAACCTTTTTTCACTGTTGTTGACTATTTTGTATGTAAGGTGATAACAAATTTGTTGTTGTGCACACAGGGTTGTGATGGTTCAATCATGCTTGCAAATAGTAACTCGGAAAAGGATCACCCGGATGACATATCTCTAGCAGGGGATGGCTTTGACACAGTGATTAAAGCGAAGGCAGCTGTTGATAAGGACCCCAAGTGCCGAAACAAAGTCTCTTGTGCTGATATACTCGCTCTGGCTACTAGGGATGTTGTAAATTTGGTACGATTGCATTTTCTTCGTGAAATTATTGACAGTTCTATTACTTTACCTCTAAACCGTTTGATCCAACACCAGCCATGCATGCAGATTAAGAATGTACAGTGTGTGATATTGCATTTTGTAATAGTAACAAGTGCATAACATTGTAGGCAGGGGGGCCATCTTATGATGTTGAATTGGGAAGGCGTGATGGTAGAATATCTACCATTGCAAGTGTTCAACGCCATCTTCCTCACCCTGAATTCAATTTGGATCAGCTCAATTCCATGTTCAACGTTAATGGTCTGTCTCAGATAGATATGATTGCATTATCAGGTATTTTCTTCactgacataaaaaaaaaagtgcttCTGACTAAATAATCTTGGATATAGTTTGATTTAAGTTTAATACAAGAAAAGCCTGAAGAATAGTGTATGTTATAATGTTAGGTGCACACACAATTGGGTTCTCTCACTGCAACCGCTTCTCAAAACGAATCTACAACTTCAGCCCCAGAGGCAGAATCGATCCAACGCTAAATTTGCAATATGCTTTTCAGCTTAGACAGATGTGCCCCTTAAAGGTCGATCCTAGAATCGCCATAGACATGGACCCTGTATCGCCTCAGAAGTTTGATAACCAATACTTTAAGAATCTGCAGCAAGGAAAGGGTCTCTTCACCTCTGATCAGGTACTGTTTACAGATGCAAGGTCAAAGGCCACAGTCAACTTGTTTGCATCAAATGAAGGAGCTTTTCAGAAAGCTTTTGTTGATGCCATTACCAAGTTGGGAAGGGTTGGTGTTAAAACTGGAAATCAAGGTGAAATTAGGTTTGATTGCACCAGGCCCAACTAGAAAAACTACCTActatcatcttcatcatcatcatcattcctTCCTGGAGTTTGTACGAGTTTTTTTTTAGTCTACAACGGCTTGAGTTTGTAGCAGTTATGTATATTTGATAATTCATTATTGTATTAATAATTCATGGAGTTCCCAAGCccaaatattgaataaattcttttttaattttttcttttcaataaaGTAGAACCCCTTTAGATTTGACTGATTtgttaaagattaaaaaaatgtgattcTAGTATGAAATAGTTTAGTGATTATTTTTTAGACTTTAAAAAAGCTTCATTTATGTTTATTTACGATAAaagatcattttataaaaaaaattgtttttatgaaagaaaatgttttaaataacttcttattaagattttttatgtttcattgtaacaaaaaaatgattatcttttaaaacaaagtgattctttacttataaaaaaaaacttaaacaaactgtcttgttgtctttttttttcttttgccttTCATCCAATTATAACCTGAGGATAATAGTattttaggttaaatagggTAGTTCTACATTGCTCTTTTCCCTTGGACAAATTTTAAGGGTTTGCACTTCTAAAAAAGCAAACTTTAGATGCTGTTTTACTTTTTTGTGCGTCAtagttgtaaaaaaaaattgttagcgTCATTTCTTGTGAAATAATGAATTAAGAAATACACCATAACAAGGAATATGGTTAAAGTCAAAGTCATACAAGAAGTTTCTAAAAGAGTTTCTAAAAGAGTGATGACTAAAAATAAGGTTAAAGAGGAGTTAAAAGAGGAGTTTCATCAGGCTAAGAAAACTATTAAGAATAATCTTATcttgtacctgagtggagagatggggctcaggcacggtcggttgatgTAGTGTAGTTGCTGACGTGTCGGTCTTCTTCTCTTTCGGTCGGTcgctccttcttggtgtctccttcggtcgagcgggggagggtacctgcgaaggcactccgacgctcaagtaagtgtGAGATTCTAAGTGTGGTTTAGTCAGTGAgtgaaaaacgtacctttctctggcttgagcacatatttataggattgcctaatgggctttctattcCTTGGGCTCAGGGTAGTTGTGGATAGGTCCTGTCAATCGTGCTCCGAAATgcccggggaacatatcttctttaaacgcgcattccttattcttcggaggtgtatcttaaccacttTTAGTTGTCATACATGCCTCACATTTATTGTGGCTTCGGTCGGTCGGCCAggttcgtccggtgcctaccgatacacttgcccccaggctcgaggtgaaTAAATGCCGAAGAGTCATAATGATTGTTTTTTTTGAGGTGTCAGGCATTAAATGTAACGGTGTGATGGGACGTTTGCTTTTGGTCGAAGACGGCGGAGATGAATCTGGCGGTGTGGATTAAGTGACGTTTCGAATTCCGGCTGATATGGGGCGTAGGACGAGAGGGGATCTAACGGATGGGGGTGAGAGGCAAATGCTATAAATAGCAGCCCCAGTTGTAGGAGGACCACGTTTCCTTGAGTTCGGCATCCGAGTTGCTCCGATTGCCGAGTCCACTTTGCGAGTTGTTGCGCTGTACGAAACATAGTTGCCGACCGAGCTGTATATTTGTGAACGAAAGGTTAGTTATGTCTCAACTTTCTTCAAATAGAGCTAGTAGGGAGTCGAGTGAGAGTGGGGAGTCATCGTCCAGAAGTGGCGAAAGTACGAGTGGGTCGGTGGGTCCGAGTTATGAGTGGGTAGATATTAGTGTTAGGAATATACCCACTGTTTTCAAGACACCAGACGACCTGGATAAAGTGATAGCTAGGGCCCCTGTCGTGCGGTCTGGTTTACCTTCAGATATTCTTATTGCCGAAATATGTGGGTATACCGACCGTGTCTGTCATGGAAGGGAGAACGCTCCGGTAgatttcttttatgtttataGTACGTTATTTGTTGATTTGAAAGTGACGTTGCCGTTCGATGAGTTCACGATGGATGTGCTACGGTTTCTGAATCTAGCTCCAACCCAACTTCATCCGAACTCATGGGCGTGCATGCAGGCCTTCCGAATGGTGTGTCAACTTTTTGACTTGACGCCCAGAGCGgaagtgtttttattttattataacacTCATTCGTTCAACCCGGTAAGTTGGGTGTCGTTAACCAGCCGTCCGGGGTGTGTACATTTTGCGGCTTACACCACGTCCTACAAGAACTTCAAGGAACGATATTTCAAGATATTTGTGGAGCCGGACGGACGAGAGTATTTTTATAACAATGATGTTACCAAGTTTCCATTCCATTGGACCCAGAATCCGACTGTGCTTAACACGAGTTCCCGTACGGCCCTGTCGGCTTTGGATAAGGCTGTTATGGTGGTGTTTGACCAACTCCCTCACAAGTTACCTACGAGGGAGATAATTTTGTTATATGTGTCGTCCGATCCCTGGGCGGATTTTATTGGTATGTGATTGTAAATTTGGTTTGGTTGAATAAGTCCATTAATAGTGTTTAATTcctgtgtgttttgcagaaaTCATGAGTAGGGCGGACGCTTCCTTACATGAGTATATGAACAAGCTGCGTCAGAGTAGGGATGCTCAGTCGGCTTTTGTCGACGCGACCGGGGTGTTGGCGGCAGTTCCGTCTACAACGGTTCCTGCGGCGGGGGCCTCGACTGCTGCTAAGAAAAGGGGTCGGCCTCCTAAAGAAAATCAGGACGGCCGAGCTGGGCCATCCCGAACAACCTCTGAGCCAACACTGTTGGCGGTCGGTATGGATATAGCTGCCCACCTGCAGGCGGAGCTGACCGCCGAAGAGAATGAAATTTTTGCCACCATCCCTACAACTAAACTGATGGTGGAAACATTGGAGTTACAAAGCCGGGCGCTTATGGCAAGCCGGACGGTGGTCGAAGAGCTCGAGAGAGTGACGACCGTTACCATACCTCGGCTAAAGAAAGATGTGACCGAGGCTACTCAAGCCACGAATATGTCGACCGAGAAGGCCGAGAGGTTGAAGGCCCAGTTGGAAGAGAAGCAGACGGCCTTAAAAGCGCAAGAGGAACTCACGAAGAGCCTTGAGGCGCAACTGAAAGGAGGAGCCGACCGGGAGGAGGCTTTAAAAGCGGAAGTGGCCAAGTGTCACGACTTCATGCTTCGCATTAGCGAAGAGTACTTCCGGTTGGGCATCCAACAGGTAGCTTGTCTGCACGGTACGCCACTGGAGGACGACCGCTATGACATTGAGAAAGTGGTGGTCGAAGGAAAACTAGTGCCGACCAATCCTGGCGACATCAATGAAGAGGCTGAGGCGGAAACTCCGGGACCACAACCGGACGTCTCGTTCgaagaattaatgaatatgCCATAGGTAACTGCTGGACCCGGCATGTGGGCGTCGTACAATAgttttattttggatttgttGATTGACCGGATTGATATTTGTGAACCTTGTAAGTAGATTTTATTAAGTTGGATGCCGGCCTAGACGTAGTTGATTTCGTTAGCAACAATGCGAGTTAATCCTGATGCCGAACTAGGCATAAGTAATTGCAAAATAAGtgaattctgatgccgaacgaggcgtAAATAAGCTTGACTACGTGAAAGTAATGGTAATGCgtatgccgaacgaggcataaataattttctttaaagtAATAAGTTAATTTGGATGTcaaacgaggcataaataactTTCTTTAAAGTTAGAAGTTAATTcggatgccggacgaggcataaataatccTTATTACTTTGAAGTAACAAGTTAATtt encodes:
- the LOC137807314 gene encoding peroxidase 16-like, which gives rise to MLANSNSEKDHPDDISLAGDGFDTVIKAKAAVDKDPKCRNKVSCADILALATRDVVNLAGGPSYDVELGRRDGRISTIASVQRHLPHPEFNLDQLNSMFNVNGLSQIDMIALSGAHTIGFSHCNRFSKRIYNFSPRGRIDPTLNLQYAFQLRQMCPLKVDPRIAIDMDPVSPQKFDNQYFKNLQQGKGLFTSDQVLFTDARSKATVNLFASNEGAFQKAFVDAITKLGRVGVKTGNQGEIRFDCTRPN